The Bos indicus x Bos taurus breed Angus x Brahman F1 hybrid chromosome 3, Bos_hybrid_MaternalHap_v2.0, whole genome shotgun sequence genome includes a window with the following:
- the GPR161 gene encoding G-protein coupled receptor 161 isoform X5, with translation MLTLGIIAVDRYYAVLYPMAYPMKITGNRAVMVLAYIWLHSLIGCLPPLFGWSSVEFDEFKWMCVAAWHREPGYTAFWQIWCALLPFLVMLVCYGFIFRVARVKARKVHCGAVVTVEVGVQRTGRKNSSTSTSSSGSRKSAFQGVVYSANQCKALVTILVVIGAFMVTWGPYMVVITSEALWGKNCVSPTLETWATWLSFTSAICHPLIYGLWNKTVRKELLGMCFGDRYYREPFVQRQRTSRLFSISNRITDLGLSPHLTALMAGEQPLGNSSSTGDTGFSCSQDSGTDVMLLEDYTSDDNPLSHGTCPPKRRSSVTFEDEVEQIKEAAKNPILHVKADVHKSLDSYATSLAKAIEAEAKINLFGEEALPGVLLTARTVPGIGFGSRRGSRTLAGQRLQLQSIEEGDVLATEQR, from the exons CTACTACGCTGTCCTGTATCCCATGGCGTACCCGATGAAGATCACAGGCAACCGGGCTGTGATGGTGCTTGCCTACATCTGGCTCCACTCCCTCATCGGCTGCCTGCCACCTCTGTTTGGCTGGTCATCGGTGGAGTTTGACGAGTTCAAGTGGATGTGTGTGGCCGCGTGGCACCGGGAGCCTGGCTATACTGCATTCTGGCAGATCTGGTGTGCCCTGCTCCCCTTCTTGGTCATGCTGGTGTGCTATGGCTTCATCTTCCGAGTGGCCAGGGTCAAAGCGCGCAAGGTGCATTGTGGCGCTGTGGTCACTGTGGAGGTGGGCGTGCAGAGGACTGGGAGGAAGAACTCCAGCACCTCTACCTCCTCCTCGGGCAGCAGGAAGAGCGCCTTTCAGGGCGTGGTCTATTCGGCCAACCAGTGCAAAGCCCTCGTCACCATCCTGGTGGTCATTGGTGCCTTCATGGTCACCTGGGGCCCCTACATGGTTGTCATCACCTCTGAGGCCCTCTGGGGGAAGAACTGTGTCTCCCCAACCCTGGAGACCTGGGCCACTTGGCTGTCCTTTACCAGTGCCATCTGCCACCCTCTGATCTATGGACTCTGGAACAAGACGGTGCGCAAGGAACTCCTGGGCATGTGCTTTGGGGATCGGTATTACCGGGAACCATTTGTACAGCGGCAGAGGACGTCTAGGCTCTTCAGCATTTCCAATAGGATCACAG ACCTGGGCCTGTCCCCACACCTCACGGCCCTCATGGCAGGCGAGCAACCCCTGGGGAACAGCAGCAGCACCGGGGACACTGGCTTCAGCTGCTCTCAGGACTCAG GAACAGATGTCATGCTGCTTGAAGACTACACATCGGATGACAACCCTCTCTCCCATGGCACGTGCCCACCCAAGAGGAGGAGCTCGGTGACATTTGAAGATGAAGTGGAACAAATCAAAG AAGCTGCCAAGAACCCTATTCTTCACGTGAAAGCTGATGTGCACAAGTCCTTGGACAGTTACGCAACCAGCTTGGCCAAAGCCATAGAGGCTGAAGCCAAAATCAACTTATTTGGGGAGGAGGCTTTGCCTGGGGTCTTGCTTACAGCTCGGACTGTCCCTGGAATTGGCTTTGGGAGCCGCCGAGGCAGCAGAACTCTCGCAGGTCAGAGGCTGCAGCTTCAGAGCATCGAAGAGGGGGATGTTTTAGCCACAGAGCAGAGATGA